In Pseudoalteromonas sp. NC201, a single window of DNA contains:
- a CDS encoding methyltransferase has translation MTTDAILAGNPFTLHRFPLDQKNRSLQAWDSADEYLLDYVFEHHRDANRILILNDSFGALCCALADKHCTVVTDSYVSTLAYEYNLEANELADAKVDVLTSMDELPKDIDLILIKIPKNSGLLQAQLAQLSKLTTDIPVIAAGKAKEIHTSTLKSFSHFLTEPTTSLAVKKSRLVFSKTSAKAIDSKFPVSWPLEKTNFALSNEANVFSRDSLDIGARFFINYLPMGKKPLKVIDLGCGNGVIGLMTLAKMPNATVTFIDESAMAVHSAEQNIVNNLPERVADCQFVQNDCLTGFENYGADLILCNPPFHQANAITDHIAWQMFLQAKAALRHGGELRIIGNRHLEYDDKLKRLFGNSKTLGNNKKFTVLSAIKRS, from the coding sequence ATGACGACTGATGCAATTCTAGCCGGAAACCCTTTTACGCTACATAGGTTTCCACTCGATCAAAAAAATCGTAGCTTACAAGCTTGGGATTCAGCCGACGAATACCTGTTAGATTATGTCTTTGAACATCACCGCGATGCAAATCGTATTCTCATTCTCAACGATAGTTTTGGCGCATTATGCTGTGCACTTGCTGACAAGCACTGTACGGTAGTGACCGACTCTTATGTGAGTACCCTCGCCTATGAGTATAATTTAGAGGCCAACGAACTTGCGGACGCTAAGGTTGATGTACTCACTAGCATGGATGAGCTGCCAAAAGATATCGATCTGATATTAATAAAAATTCCCAAAAACTCAGGGCTATTGCAAGCGCAACTTGCACAGTTAAGTAAACTGACTACAGACATTCCCGTAATTGCGGCTGGCAAAGCAAAAGAAATTCACACCTCAACATTAAAAAGCTTTAGCCACTTTTTGACGGAGCCAACGACTAGCTTAGCGGTAAAAAAATCGCGTTTAGTGTTCAGCAAGACGTCAGCCAAAGCCATTGATAGTAAATTCCCTGTGTCTTGGCCGCTGGAAAAAACCAATTTTGCCTTGTCGAATGAAGCAAATGTCTTCTCACGAGATTCTCTTGATATTGGCGCACGTTTTTTTATCAATTACCTTCCTATGGGGAAAAAACCATTGAAGGTCATTGATCTCGGCTGTGGTAACGGTGTTATTGGATTGATGACGCTCGCAAAAATGCCAAATGCCACCGTCACCTTTATCGACGAGTCGGCGATGGCTGTGCATAGCGCGGAGCAAAATATCGTCAATAACCTACCCGAGCGTGTTGCTGATTGTCAGTTCGTACAAAACGACTGCCTTACGGGTTTTGAAAATTACGGTGCGGATCTGATACTGTGTAACCCGCCATTCCATCAGGCCAATGCAATCACCGATCACATCGCTTGGCAGATGTTTTTACAAGCTAAGGCAGCGCTTCGCCATGGGGGAGAGTTAAGAATTATCGGTAACCGCCACTTGGAATATGACGACAAACTCAAGCGCTTATTCGGTAACAGCAAGACACTAGGCAACAACAAAAAATTCACTGTTTTAAGTGCAATAAAAAGGAGCTAA
- a CDS encoding NADH:ubiquinone reductase (Na(+)-transporting) subunit B: MALKKFLEDIEPHFEPGGKHEKWYALYEAVATIFYTPGYVNKGATHVRDNIDLKRIMILVWMATFPAMFFGMFNIGHQAALALGNGFELANTWQVAIFQALGGELTADAGWGAKTFYGACFFLPIYATVFAVGGFWEVLFASVRKHEVNEGFFVTSVLFALILPATIPLWQAALGITFGVVIAKEIFGGTGRNFLNPALAGRAFLFFAYPADISGDTVWTAVDSFSGATYLGQATAGSLDYSNMDLWFNAFYGFIQGSVGETSTLAILLGGLFLVYVRIASWRIVLGTFIGMVVMSFVLNAIGSETNAAFAMPWHWHLVLGGFAFGMFFMATDPVSASFTDKGKWLYGALIGVMVVLIRVVNPAYPEGMMLAILFANLFAPLFDHFVVQSNVKRRLARVN, from the coding sequence ATGGCCTTAAAGAAATTTTTAGAAGACATTGAACCTCACTTTGAACCTGGTGGTAAACACGAGAAGTGGTACGCGCTTTACGAAGCCGTAGCAACTATCTTCTATACTCCTGGTTATGTAAACAAAGGTGCAACGCACGTTCGTGATAACATCGACCTAAAACGTATTATGATTTTAGTGTGGATGGCGACGTTCCCTGCAATGTTCTTTGGTATGTTCAACATCGGTCACCAAGCTGCACTTGCACTAGGTAACGGTTTTGAGCTTGCTAATACTTGGCAGGTAGCTATCTTCCAAGCGCTTGGCGGAGAATTAACCGCTGATGCCGGGTGGGGCGCCAAGACGTTCTATGGTGCGTGTTTCTTCTTGCCTATTTATGCAACTGTGTTTGCGGTTGGTGGCTTCTGGGAAGTGTTATTCGCGTCAGTTCGCAAGCACGAAGTAAACGAAGGCTTCTTCGTAACCTCAGTGTTATTCGCGCTTATCCTGCCTGCAACAATTCCGCTATGGCAAGCTGCTTTAGGTATTACGTTCGGTGTTGTAATCGCGAAGGAAATCTTCGGCGGTACAGGTCGTAACTTCCTAAACCCAGCACTTGCAGGCCGTGCGTTCTTATTCTTTGCGTACCCTGCTGACATTTCTGGTGACACAGTGTGGACAGCTGTTGATTCGTTCTCTGGTGCAACTTACTTAGGTCAAGCGACTGCAGGTTCACTAGACTACAGCAATATGGACCTTTGGTTTAACGCGTTTTACGGTTTTATCCAAGGCTCTGTAGGTGAAACATCAACACTAGCAATCTTACTTGGTGGTTTGTTCCTTGTTTATGTTCGTATCGCTTCATGGCGCATCGTACTAGGTACATTCATTGGTATGGTTGTAATGTCATTCGTTCTAAATGCAATTGGCTCTGAAACAAACGCTGCGTTTGCTATGCCTTGGCACTGGCACTTAGTACTTGGTGGTTTTGCATTTGGTATGTTCTTTATGGCAACAGACCCAGTATCTGCGTCTTTCACAGACAAAGGTAAGTGGTTATACGGTGCGCTAATCGGTGTAATGGTTGTGCTTATCCGTGTTGTTAACCCGGCATACCCAGAGGGCATGATGTTAGCAATCTTATTCGCTAACCTTTTTGCTCCACTATTCGACCACTTCGTAGTGCAGTCAAATGTGAAGAGGAGATTGGCACGTGTCAACTAA
- a CDS encoding Na(+)-translocating NADH-quinone reductase subunit A yields the protein MINIKKGLDLPIEGAPQQVIHDGSAVKRVAVLGEEFIGMRPTMHIRVDDQVKKGQVLFEDKKNPGVKFTAPASGVVKEINRGAKRVLQSVVIEVQGDEQITFEKFSAADLSNLDSEKVKEVLIESGQWPALRARPFSRVAVPSATPSSIFVTATDTNPLAADPAVIIAENVEAFEAGLAVVSRLTEGKVFVCKKAGANVPSSSISQVEVHEFAGVHPAGNVGTHIHFLDSVGTNKQVWHIGYQDVIAFGKLFLTGEIYSDRVIALAGPRVKNPRLVKTHVGASLTDLVAGELEDGDNRVISGSVLAGKTATGPHAYLGRYHTQVSVLLEGREKELFGWIAPGSDKFSVTRTFISHLTPSRLFKMTTSTGGSKRAMVPIGNYERVMPLDILPTLLLRDLISRDLDSAISLGALELDEEDLALCTYVCPGKYEYGSILRDCLTTIEKEG from the coding sequence ATGATCAACATAAAAAAAGGTCTGGACTTACCAATAGAGGGCGCACCTCAGCAAGTTATTCATGATGGTTCTGCTGTCAAACGAGTAGCTGTGCTAGGTGAAGAATTCATCGGTATGCGTCCTACCATGCATATTCGTGTGGATGACCAAGTCAAAAAAGGCCAAGTTCTTTTTGAAGATAAAAAGAACCCAGGCGTCAAGTTTACTGCGCCAGCTTCTGGTGTAGTTAAAGAAATTAACCGTGGTGCTAAGCGTGTACTTCAATCCGTTGTGATCGAAGTTCAAGGCGACGAGCAAATCACTTTCGAGAAGTTTTCAGCTGCTGATTTAAGCAACTTAGACTCTGAAAAAGTGAAGGAAGTGCTAATCGAGTCTGGTCAATGGCCAGCGCTTCGTGCACGTCCATTCAGCCGTGTCGCTGTGCCGAGTGCAACACCTAGCTCAATCTTTGTGACAGCAACAGATACTAATCCGTTAGCAGCAGATCCTGCTGTTATCATCGCAGAAAACGTGGAAGCGTTTGAAGCGGGTCTAGCGGTTGTATCTCGTTTGACTGAAGGCAAAGTATTTGTGTGTAAGAAAGCGGGTGCTAATGTACCTAGTTCTTCTATCTCACAAGTAGAAGTTCATGAGTTTGCAGGTGTGCATCCAGCAGGTAACGTGGGTACTCACATTCACTTCCTAGATTCTGTAGGTACAAACAAGCAAGTTTGGCACATTGGTTATCAAGATGTCATCGCGTTTGGTAAGTTGTTCCTGACAGGTGAAATCTACTCAGACAGAGTTATTGCTCTAGCAGGTCCTCGAGTTAAGAACCCTCGCTTAGTAAAAACTCATGTCGGTGCGTCGCTAACAGATTTAGTTGCAGGCGAGCTTGAAGACGGTGATAACCGAGTCATTTCTGGCTCTGTGTTAGCTGGTAAAACAGCAACTGGCCCTCACGCTTACCTTGGTCGTTACCATACTCAAGTATCAGTTTTACTTGAAGGTCGCGAGAAAGAGCTATTTGGCTGGATCGCTCCGGGTAGTGACAAATTCTCAGTAACACGTACATTCATTTCACACTTAACACCTAGCCGTTTGTTCAAGATGACAACGTCTACTGGTGGTTCTAAGCGTGCGATGGTACCAATCGGTAACTATGAGCGTGTTATGCCACTCGATATTTTGCCAACGCTATTATTACGTGATCTTATTTCACGTGATCTAGATTCTGCGATTTCGTTGGGTGCACTAGAGCTAGATGAAGAAGATTTAGCACTATGTACTTACGTATGTCCGGGCAAATATGAGTACGGTTCAATCCTGCGCGATTGCCTGACTACTATCGAGAAGGAAGGTTAA
- the nqrE gene encoding NADH:ubiquinone reductase (Na(+)-transporting) subunit E: protein MEQYINLFIKAVFIENLALSFFLGMCTFLAVSKKVTTSLGLGIAVVVVLGISVPVNNLVYHAVLAPGALEWLGFPEVDLSFLRFLTFIGVIAALVQILEMTLDKFFPALYNALGIFLPLITVNCAIFGAVSFMVERNLNFGESVVYGLGSGVGWALAIVLLAGIREKMKYADVPDGLRGLGITFVTVGLMGFGFMSFSGISL from the coding sequence ATGGAACAATATATCAATTTATTTATAAAAGCAGTTTTCATTGAAAACTTAGCTTTGTCTTTCTTCTTAGGTATGTGTACTTTCTTGGCGGTATCTAAGAAAGTAACAACGTCGCTAGGTCTAGGTATTGCGGTAGTTGTAGTTCTTGGTATCTCTGTACCAGTAAACAACTTGGTTTATCACGCAGTGCTAGCGCCGGGCGCATTGGAATGGTTAGGCTTCCCTGAAGTGGATCTTAGCTTCCTACGCTTCTTGACGTTTATCGGTGTAATCGCAGCGCTTGTTCAAATTCTAGAAATGACATTGGATAAGTTCTTCCCTGCGCTATATAACGCACTAGGTATCTTCCTACCGCTAATCACAGTTAACTGTGCGATTTTCGGTGCGGTATCATTCATGGTTGAGCGTAACTTAAACTTCGGTGAATCTGTAGTTTATGGTCTAGGTTCAGGTGTGGGCTGGGCACTTGCTATCGTATTGTTAGCAGGTATTCGTGAGAAGATGAAGTATGCAGACGTTCCTGATGGTTTACGTGGCTTAGGTATTACCTTTGTTACTGTAGGTCTAATGGGCTTTGGCTTCATGTCATTCTCTGGTATTTCACTGTAA
- a CDS encoding BolA family protein: protein MSMQSQIYDKIAEAVACKHLNVINESHMHSRGEESHFKVIVVSEQFIGQRLLQRHRKINEVLKDELQNHIHALAIHAYTPEEFSDKEGQTPESPKCLGGSKFDS from the coding sequence ATGTCAATGCAATCACAGATTTATGACAAAATAGCTGAAGCCGTTGCGTGCAAGCATCTGAACGTTATCAATGAAAGCCATATGCACAGCCGTGGCGAAGAGTCTCATTTTAAAGTCATTGTTGTAAGCGAACAATTTATCGGCCAGAGGCTGCTGCAACGTCACCGAAAGATCAATGAAGTGCTAAAAGATGAATTACAAAACCATATTCACGCTTTGGCCATTCATGCCTATACACCAGAAGAGTTTTCGGACAAAGAAGGTCAGACGCCAGAGTCACCAAAATGCTTGGGTGGCTCTAAGTTCGATAGCTGA
- a CDS encoding alpha-ketoglutarate-dependent dioxygenase AlkB family protein yields MRAVDKARNLPCGFSYQAQAISFDKSLALYNVLLNTLAWQQNTITLFGKTHQTPRLERFIADPDVHYSYSGKRLENAPWPSVLLGMRQTLERRFNIPFNAVLANFYRDGQDSMGWHSDDEPELGLTPTIASLSLGATRKFKIRHKVSHSVTDILLETGSLLVMQGDSQRDYQHALPKQAKVTQGRINLTFRSVGNTR; encoded by the coding sequence ATGAGAGCAGTAGACAAAGCACGGAACTTGCCGTGCGGTTTTAGCTATCAAGCACAGGCTATTAGCTTCGATAAAAGTCTAGCGCTATATAATGTACTACTGAATACCCTTGCGTGGCAGCAAAATACCATCACCTTATTTGGTAAGACCCATCAAACGCCTCGACTTGAACGATTTATTGCCGACCCTGACGTGCATTACAGTTATTCTGGAAAGCGACTTGAAAATGCTCCTTGGCCTTCGGTATTGCTTGGGATGAGACAAACGCTAGAACGCAGATTTAATATTCCTTTTAATGCGGTATTGGCTAATTTTTATCGTGATGGTCAAGACAGTATGGGCTGGCACAGTGATGATGAACCCGAACTTGGTTTGACGCCCACAATCGCTTCACTGTCGCTTGGCGCGACCCGCAAATTTAAAATACGCCACAAAGTAAGCCACTCTGTAACCGACATTTTATTGGAAACTGGCAGCCTATTGGTAATGCAAGGTGATAGTCAGCGCGATTATCAACATGCTTTGCCAAAGCAGGCCAAGGTGACTCAGGGGCGTATTAATCTCACTTTTCGAAGTGTTGGAAATACGCGCTGA
- a CDS encoding AmpG family muropeptide MFS transporter has protein sequence MLISSSFSQYLGYYKDKRLLTVFAFGISSGFPWVLIGSVMSAWLKDEGLSRSTIGLFGLVYGAYTINFLWSPLVDRIKIPLLYNRLGQRRSWIAGCQFIIIIATFALATISIKDHLSHAALLCFIIALFSATQDIAIDAYRIDILPEDESEKATAAAAMATSGWWSGYALLGAIPFFMADLPGFSWPIIYQMLSVIVVCLLVVTLLAKEPKSHREQVQAQLQKSYEHKLNHSASSNASKKIYAWLAVTLVEPFKRFFEKNGVKTACALLAFIFLFKIGEAFLARMSIVFYKEVGFSNTQIGQYSKLGTGVITIVFAFLGSIFNHKYGIVKGLFISGVAMAASNLMFSWIAIAGPKEHLYALAIVVDGFTQAWSLVAMVAFISMLCDRAFSATHYALLASLGSLGRTVLSGYSGFVIDDLLGGNWALFFALTALMVLPSLLFLYLIRHKLYAIEKAYHANKD, from the coding sequence ATGTTGATATCATCTAGCTTTTCGCAATATCTCGGTTATTACAAAGACAAACGTCTATTAACTGTCTTTGCTTTTGGAATAAGTAGCGGTTTTCCTTGGGTATTGATTGGCTCTGTGATGTCAGCTTGGCTTAAAGATGAAGGGTTAAGCCGTAGCACCATTGGCCTATTTGGCCTAGTATATGGTGCCTATACAATCAACTTTTTGTGGTCCCCACTCGTTGACCGAATAAAAATCCCCCTACTGTACAATCGCTTAGGGCAACGACGAAGTTGGATAGCAGGTTGTCAGTTTATTATTATTATTGCCACCTTTGCATTAGCCACTATTTCAATTAAAGACCATCTTTCACATGCCGCATTATTGTGCTTTATTATTGCGTTATTTTCAGCTACCCAAGATATTGCAATAGATGCTTATCGCATCGACATTTTACCAGAAGACGAAAGTGAAAAGGCAACGGCAGCGGCAGCGATGGCGACTTCAGGTTGGTGGTCTGGCTATGCCTTACTTGGTGCAATTCCATTCTTTATGGCTGATTTACCCGGCTTTAGTTGGCCCATTATCTATCAGATGCTAAGCGTCATCGTAGTGTGTTTATTAGTTGTCACTTTGTTGGCAAAAGAACCAAAATCTCATCGGGAGCAAGTACAAGCACAGCTACAGAAGAGTTACGAGCATAAACTTAACCACAGCGCATCATCAAATGCTTCTAAAAAGATCTATGCCTGGCTTGCTGTGACTCTGGTTGAACCCTTTAAGCGATTTTTTGAAAAGAATGGGGTTAAAACTGCATGTGCACTACTCGCCTTTATTTTCCTATTTAAGATAGGAGAAGCTTTCTTAGCCCGTATGTCCATCGTATTTTATAAAGAAGTGGGGTTTTCAAACACCCAAATTGGGCAATATTCTAAGCTTGGTACCGGTGTGATCACTATCGTATTTGCTTTTCTTGGCAGTATCTTTAACCATAAATACGGTATCGTAAAGGGCTTATTTATTAGCGGCGTTGCTATGGCCGCATCAAATTTAATGTTCTCTTGGATTGCAATTGCAGGACCTAAAGAACACCTTTACGCACTGGCAATTGTAGTGGATGGCTTTACCCAAGCTTGGTCACTAGTAGCGATGGTAGCATTTATTTCTATGCTCTGTGATAGAGCTTTTAGCGCAACCCACTATGCCTTACTTGCATCACTTGGCAGTTTAGGCCGTACTGTGCTGTCTGGCTATAGTGGTTTTGTGATAGATGATTTGCTTGGAGGTAATTGGGCACTCTTCTTCGCGCTAACTGCGCTTATGGTGCTTCCGTCGTTATTGTTTTTATATTTAATTCGGCACAAGCTTTATGCTATTGAAAAGGCGTATCATGCTAACAAAGACTAG
- the fabV gene encoding enoyl-ACP reductase FabV: MVIKPKIRGFICTNAHPVGCAAHVQEQIEYVKQQGQIENGPKNVLVIGASTGYGLASRITAAFGAGAKTLGIFFEKEGSEKKTASAGWYNTAAFQQAAEEAGLWSKNINGDAFSDELKQKTIDTIKAELGKVDLVVYSLASPRRKDPKSDEVYSSTLKPIGSAITTKNLNTSKRVIDEMTVEAANEDEIANTVKVMGGEDWELWIDALKQADVLADGFKTTAYTYIGKELTWPIYGHATIGKAKEDLDRATLAIRETTADIKGEAYVSSLNAVVTQASSAIPIMPLYISALFKVMKGDGTYEGTIEQIHGLFTENLYGQSPRFDDGGHLFQNYKELEDGVQARVQTIWDTVDTDTIDELTDYVGYHNEFLKLFGFGVDGVDYEADVDATVEINHLV, from the coding sequence ATGGTCATCAAACCAAAAATTCGTGGATTTATTTGTACTAATGCGCATCCAGTAGGCTGTGCTGCACACGTTCAAGAACAGATTGAATACGTAAAACAACAAGGCCAAATCGAAAATGGTCCTAAGAATGTATTAGTAATTGGTGCATCGACAGGCTATGGCTTGGCGTCGCGTATCACCGCTGCATTTGGTGCCGGTGCGAAAACGCTAGGTATCTTCTTTGAAAAAGAAGGCTCAGAGAAGAAAACCGCGTCAGCGGGTTGGTATAATACGGCTGCATTCCAGCAAGCTGCAGAAGAAGCGGGTTTATGGTCTAAAAATATCAATGGTGATGCGTTTTCTGATGAGTTGAAGCAAAAAACTATCGACACAATCAAAGCTGAATTGGGTAAAGTAGATTTAGTGGTATATAGCCTTGCGTCTCCTCGTCGTAAAGATCCTAAATCAGATGAAGTTTATTCTTCAACACTTAAGCCAATTGGCTCAGCTATCACGACTAAAAATCTAAATACTTCAAAGCGCGTTATTGATGAAATGACAGTTGAAGCTGCTAACGAAGACGAAATCGCCAATACGGTTAAAGTGATGGGTGGTGAAGACTGGGAACTTTGGATTGATGCGCTTAAGCAAGCTGATGTACTGGCTGATGGTTTCAAAACAACGGCATACACTTATATCGGTAAAGAGTTGACTTGGCCAATATACGGTCATGCAACGATTGGTAAAGCAAAAGAAGACTTGGACCGTGCGACGCTGGCAATTCGTGAAACCACAGCGGATATTAAAGGCGAAGCGTATGTATCGTCCTTGAATGCGGTAGTGACACAGGCGAGCTCTGCTATTCCAATTATGCCTCTTTATATCTCTGCGCTATTCAAAGTGATGAAAGGTGATGGAACTTATGAGGGCACAATTGAGCAAATCCATGGGTTGTTTACTGAAAATCTATATGGTCAATCACCACGCTTTGATGATGGCGGTCACTTGTTCCAAAACTATAAAGAACTAGAAGACGGCGTTCAAGCTCGTGTGCAAACTATTTGGGATACTGTTGACACAGATACAATTGATGAATTGACGGATTATGTTGGTTATCACAACGAATTCTTGAAGCTATTCGGCTTCGGGGTTGACGGCGTAGATTACGAAGCTGATGTGGATGCAACGGTAGAAATTAATCACCTAGTTTAA
- a CDS encoding Na(+)-translocating NADH-quinone reductase subunit C, with protein MSTNNESMGKTLGVVVGLCLVCAIVVSFASVQLRPMQQANKNEDIQRNILAVAGYDKVKNVSEVFNQNIESRVVSLKTGEFVEDVKAETFDFEATKFDAKRSYKLSKEEDKAGIQRITNNSPVYFAKDDQGKVSTIILPIQGYGLWGVMYGFIALEADGETIKSINFYKHSETPGLGGEIQNPKWTALWEGKELPIDVVKGSAGGNEHKVDGLSGATLTSNGVDHTVDFWTSDKAFGPFLAKVRKGALN; from the coding sequence GTGTCAACTAATAATGAATCAATGGGCAAAACGCTCGGCGTAGTTGTTGGCTTATGTTTAGTGTGTGCAATCGTAGTATCTTTTGCTTCGGTTCAGCTTCGTCCTATGCAGCAAGCAAACAAAAACGAAGATATTCAGCGTAACATTTTAGCCGTTGCTGGCTACGATAAAGTTAAAAACGTATCTGAAGTTTTTAACCAAAATATCGAATCACGTGTTGTTAGTCTTAAAACGGGTGAGTTTGTTGAAGACGTTAAAGCGGAAACTTTTGATTTTGAAGCGACTAAGTTTGATGCCAAACGTAGTTACAAGCTTTCAAAAGAAGAAGACAAAGCGGGTATTCAACGTATCACAAATAACTCTCCAGTTTATTTTGCAAAAGATGACCAAGGTAAAGTGTCCACTATCATTCTACCAATCCAAGGTTATGGCCTTTGGGGTGTGATGTATGGCTTCATTGCGCTAGAAGCTGATGGTGAGACGATTAAGTCAATCAACTTTTATAAGCACAGTGAAACTCCTGGTCTTGGTGGCGAAATCCAAAACCCTAAGTGGACTGCACTTTGGGAAGGAAAAGAGCTTCCTATCGACGTTGTTAAAGGTAGTGCTGGCGGTAACGAACACAAGGTAGATGGTCTATCTGGTGCGACACTTACTTCTAATGGTGTTGATCATACAGTAGATTTCTGGACAAGCGACAAAGCGTTTGGTCCATTCCTTGCGAAAGTACGTAAAGGAGCATTGAACTAA
- a CDS encoding peptidylprolyl isomerase → MKKIILSLTILLLSMNVFAEMNGKFVQKNNLFPRVQINTSKGPIIVELDRSRAPITVNNFLTYVINKDYNGSVFHRVERDEANEKDFVIQGGGYDKEYDGMFEREAIFNESGNGLKNDMYTIAMAYQDNKPHSGTRQFFFNMDDNDHLNPGRGWGFAVFGNVSEGYETLDAIMKVETGYNEKLGYTFIPKEPVIILSVEVLKQPE, encoded by the coding sequence ATGAAAAAAATAATTCTAAGCTTAACCATCCTATTATTAAGTATGAATGTATTTGCCGAAATGAACGGTAAATTCGTACAAAAGAATAACCTATTCCCTCGAGTTCAAATCAATACTAGTAAAGGGCCTATTATTGTCGAACTAGACAGATCGAGAGCGCCTATAACAGTAAATAACTTTTTAACTTACGTTATTAACAAAGATTATAACGGCTCTGTCTTTCATCGAGTTGAGCGTGATGAAGCCAACGAAAAAGACTTTGTTATCCAAGGTGGAGGTTACGACAAAGAGTACGATGGTATGTTTGAGCGCGAAGCTATCTTCAATGAAAGCGGTAATGGCTTGAAAAATGATATGTACACCATTGCCATGGCCTACCAAGACAACAAACCACACTCAGGTACTAGGCAGTTTTTCTTTAATATGGATGACAACGATCACTTGAACCCGGGAAGAGGCTGGGGTTTTGCCGTATTCGGGAACGTCTCTGAAGGTTATGAAACACTGGACGCAATTATGAAGGTGGAAACCGGCTACAATGAAAAACTTGGCTATACCTTTATACCTAAAGAGCCCGTCATTATTCTTTCAGTTGAAGTATTAAAGCAGCCAGAGTAA
- a CDS encoding YajG family lipoprotein, translated as MRFSLLIILLTLILVGCESSPRSVILHPEYQGPSSNALAANVAVQVNDLRTTKYTIRVKNQEPALYVPDANLPVNFNQVLTQALTAHGAQITPVAATQVTVDINRFKAIIEESFSTHQSDAEADVTVLIKQGTRSFKKQYKGSANLNGPLKHDQAKIEEQLNNLAQQVVTRIIQDPEFIQFVRGS; from the coding sequence ATGCGTTTTTCATTGCTGATTATTCTGCTAACCTTGATACTCGTGGGCTGTGAAAGCTCACCACGCAGTGTCATTCTTCATCCGGAATATCAAGGTCCTTCGTCAAACGCGCTTGCCGCCAACGTGGCGGTACAAGTAAACGACCTACGGACTACAAAATACACCATTCGCGTGAAGAACCAAGAACCCGCACTTTACGTACCCGATGCTAATTTACCGGTTAACTTCAATCAGGTATTAACGCAAGCACTCACTGCACATGGCGCGCAAATAACACCGGTTGCAGCAACGCAAGTCACTGTGGATATCAATCGCTTTAAAGCCATTATTGAGGAGTCTTTCTCGACTCACCAAAGTGATGCTGAAGCTGACGTCACCGTACTGATAAAGCAAGGCACTCGCAGTTTCAAAAAGCAATATAAAGGTAGCGCTAATTTAAATGGTCCACTAAAACACGACCAAGCTAAAATCGAAGAACAGCTCAACAATCTAGCTCAACAGGTTGTTACTCGAATCATTCAAGATCCTGAATTTATTCAATTTGTGAGAGGAAGTTAA
- a CDS encoding NADH:ubiquinone reductase (Na(+)-transporting) subunit D, whose protein sequence is MANAKEMKEVLFGPVFANNPIALQVLGICSALAVTSSLKNALIMSIALTLVTAFSSLFISMIRNHIPSSVRIIVQMTIIASLVIVVDQVLQAVVYSTAKELSTFIGLIITNCIVMGRAEAYAMKSPPTMSFLDGIGNGLGYSVVLLTVGFIRELFGAGTLFGVEILPLISEGGWYQPMGLLVMPFSSFFIVGAFIWALRTWKKEQVEAKA, encoded by the coding sequence ATGGCTAATGCAAAAGAAATGAAGGAAGTCTTGTTTGGTCCTGTTTTTGCGAACAACCCGATTGCACTGCAAGTGTTGGGTATCTGTTCTGCACTAGCGGTAACTTCAAGCCTTAAAAATGCACTTATCATGTCAATTGCGTTGACATTGGTTACTGCGTTTTCAAGTTTATTTATCTCAATGATCCGTAATCACATTCCTTCAAGTGTGCGTATCATTGTCCAAATGACGATTATTGCATCTTTAGTAATCGTTGTAGACCAAGTGCTTCAAGCCGTTGTTTATTCAACAGCAAAAGAACTATCAACGTTCATCGGCCTTATCATTACTAACTGTATTGTAATGGGTCGTGCAGAAGCATACGCAATGAAGTCACCACCAACAATGTCGTTCCTTGACGGTATTGGTAACGGTTTAGGTTATTCTGTTGTGCTTTTAACAGTTGGCTTTATCCGTGAGCTATTCGGTGCGGGCACATTGTTTGGCGTTGAAATCTTACCACTTATCTCTGAAGGTGGTTGGTATCAGCCTATGGGTCTACTAGTTATGCCATTCAGTTCGTTCTTCATCGTAGGTGCATTTATTTGGGCACTACGTACTTGGAAGAAAGAGCAAGTAGAAGCGAAGGCATAA